The Candidatus Melainabacteria bacterium RIFOXYA2_FULL_32_9 DNA window TAAAGACACCCTTACCAGAAGCTAAACCATCATATTTAACAACTAAAGGATATTTAGACTTTCTTGCATGATCAATAGCCTGAGTTTCCTTATCAAAAACAGCAAATGCAGCCGTAGGAACCTTGTATTTATGCATTAATTTTTTAGCATAGCTTTTACTGCTCTCAATCCTGGCAGCTGCTTGAGTTGGACCATAAATTAATAAACTATTTTTCTTGAAAGTATCAACAATACCTAATGATAAAGGCAATTCAGGGCCAACCACAGTTAAATCAATATTATTATCCTTGGCAAATTGACATAAACCATTAATATCGTCAACTCTTATATCCACGCACTGAGCTAGTTTTCTTATCCCGGCATTACCCGGTGCACAAAATATCTGACTTACTTTTTTACTCTGCTTTAACTTCCATACTAAAGTATGTTCTCTGCCTCCAGAACCAACTACTAGAACCTTCATTTCTCTTCTCCTTCCAGTAGCTTAAATTAAGTGTTATTAAATTTTACTATAAAATTTTATTACTATACATTGTTAAATATTCTAAGTTAACACTTTTAAATCTTCTTTTTCAGAATAAAGCTCAAACATATCCGTAAACTCAACATAATTAAATACTTTTTTCGGACGATAAAAAACCCATTCTTTAAAATGTATAGTAATTAATGGGAAATTCTTAATTTAAACATAGCAAAATTTATACTAAATTTAGTTTAAAACTTGATTTTAAAGAAAGATGAAATAAAATGGGAGAGAGTTTCTTAGAAAAAAATCTTGCTGAAATTTCAAGATATAATAAGAAATTGGCCGATAAAATTGCAGAACATGAGCAGTTAGACGGACATATTGATTTTATAGAAACAAAATGTGACGATATTAATCTATCTTATAATGGTGTTTTACTCCATGACGATATAGATCCTCAAGAAGAAGCCTTTGACATATTCAGAAAAGTACCATCAAACAAAAAATCAACTATCCATATATTATTTGGATTAGGTCTAGGATATCTGTTTAAGAGATTCTGTTTAAGCAGTAAAGGAAAAATAATAGTTTATGAACCTAATTTAGATATATTAAGAATAACTCTGGAGAACGTAGATTTTTTCCAAGACTTAAGAAGAAATGATATTGTGATAATAGATTCCATCGAGGACATCCAAAAGAACTTCGAAAAGCTTTATTTTGGAGACGCTGACGTAAATCTAAGTTTCTTAAAGTCATATACCAAAATGTATCCTGATAAAATCCATGAATTAACAAGTGAGCTTAGTTTTATTAAAAGCCTATATGCTAATAACTATGATAATCTTTTCGAAAAATGCTATAGTTGGACATATTGCGGCATAAGACACTTACCTGAAACAATAAGACATTACGATTTAGAATCATTAAGAAATAAATTTAAAGATAAACCTGCTGTAATAATATCAGCAGGACCTTCTTTAACCAAAAATATAGATATCTTAAAAGATTATAAAGATAAAATTGTAACTTTCTGTGTTGGAACAGCCTTAAAAACCACTTTGAACCATAAAATTGAACCGGATTTCCTGACAGTTGTGGAGGCTCAAGATTGCTCCTTTCAGATCATAGGTACTGACGTATCAAACACAAATGTAATATTACAACCTATGACTCATAGATCTTTCCACGATCTTTCTGCTAAAAGACACTTTAATTACCTTCCTAACAATGACTTTACTGCAAAATGGTTAGCAAAACTCTTTGGAATCAATATAGATGACTACAATAACAAAGGCACAGTATCAATGTGCGCTTTATTTTCAGCCAGGATTATGGGATGCAACCCAATAATCCTTATTGGACAAGATTTAGCTTATACTGATGGTAAATGCTACTCCAGCGGTAGCATATTTGAAAAATTAAAGTGTGTAAAAAACGAAAAAACTGGCAAATTTGAGATTCAGACTCCTGATGATCTAGCTGATATTTTAGATCCGCAAGGAAAATACCCAAAAGAGCACATAAAAGAACTTGCTAAACTCAGATTTGATGAAATAACAGAAAATTTATACCAAGTTAAAGGGCAAAATGGGGAAATGCTATGGACTGAACCAGGCTATGCTATGTTTATCAGATACTTTGAAAACGCCGCTGCAGATTTCGCAGATAAGACAAAGTTCATTAATTCAACAGAAGGTGGAGCTTATCTTGAAGGATTTGAACATATACCTCTTAGATCTGCTCTTGAAAAATACGCCAAGGAAGATTTAAATGCTGAATCTATTATCCATGAGTCAGTACAATACAATGTAATCTCACAAAATAAAAGGCATGAATTGATTGCAAAGGAATTAGATCAAGTAATTAAATTGTTAAATGAGAGCTTTATTTACTTTGAAGATGGTAAATTAAGCCTGGAAAGATTAATTAAGCAATTTAATTTAAATAGAATGAACCTCGAAGAATTTAAAAAAGCTTGCGGTGAAATCCTAACAAACTTCTTAACAATCGAAAATAGAATCCTTGGCCGCAATATACTTATATGGGGATTGGTTTATTCTCAATTTTCCAAGATACAGAATTATTTAAATATAAATGATAGTATCAACGAAGAATCAATAGAAAAACTAATTCAATTATCTACTGATTTCTTTGTACATACATACAATCGACTAAAAAGTGACGATCTCCCACTCATTCAAGCATTAAGAGATGGAATATATGAAAGCTGTAATCCAACGAGTTAAGAATGCATCAGTTGAAATAAATAAAGAATTATTTTCAAAGATTAACAGTGGCATTCTTGTTTTACTCGGAATAGAAAAAAGCGATACTGAAGAGCAGGCAAGGTTTTTAGCAAATAAAATTGTTGACCTAAGAATTTTTGCAGATGACACAGGAAAAATGAATCTTTCTCTTTTAGATATAAAAGGAGAAATTCTTGTTGTATCACAATTTACACTAGCAGGAGATTGCTCAAAAGGTAAAAGACCAGGTTTTGATAACGCTGCAAAACCTGATACAGCAATACCTCTTTATGAAAAATTCTTAGAATATCTAGAAGAAAGGGGACTAACACCCAAGACTGGTAAGTTTGGTGCGATGATGGATATAGCACTGGTTAATGATGGTCCAGTGACGTTTATTTTATCTGCTAAATAACTTTAAAAGCCTACTAAACGCTATCTGGAAAGAGCAGCAATAATAGATTGACTTGTTACAGTTATTTGCTCTCTCAAAGTTAAAGGATCAGGAATATCAAAATCCAGCATCTCAACAATATCTGGATCCAAAATCGGATACGTTAATTGTTCTTGAGTAACTCTATCAGCAACATACACCGTACCAACCAAAGATGGATTCTCAGACTCTTGAGGTTTATGGTGGCACATTACACTAATTCCAATTATTACTGGCAATTTCCATCTTGCTACTAATTCTCTGCCTATTTCAGTATGGGTAAAACCAAACATCATTTTCTCTGCTGTAAGCCTGTCTGCGCCAAGGCCAACTAATCTGTTAACCTCTTTAACCCCTTCTTTGTTATAAATTTCAAGAACAGTTTTTCCAATGTCATGCAATAATCCCATAACAAATGCTTCATCTGTTTGGTCATTTCCTAAACTTTTGGCAATGATTTGACATCCTACAGCACATCTAATTGAATGTTCCCATAAACTTTTTCCACAATAAGACATCATCATCGGCTTTACTGCTACACTTAAAATCAAACTTTTAATTTTATTTAAACCAAGCAAAGCCATTGCCTTATTAATGGTTGTGATTTGTGATGGAAAGCCATAATATGCAGAGTTAACCAACTTTAAAATCTCTGTCGTCATAGAAATATCTTTTGAGATAATTTCTGATAACTGGTTAATATTTGATTTAGGATTCTCAATTATATTCAAAGCTTCTGATACCACCAATGGCATTGATGGCAGTGTGGGCATTTTATCTAATATTTCTTGAATATCTTTTATCGACATAAATTCTATACTTCACACTATTATTTTCTATATATACCACATT harbors:
- a CDS encoding D-tyrosyl-tRNA(Tyr) deacylase encodes the protein MKAVIQRVKNASVEINKELFSKINSGILVLLGIEKSDTEEQARFLANKIVDLRIFADDTGKMNLSLLDIKGEILVVSQFTLAGDCSKGKRPGFDNAAKPDTAIPLYEKFLEYLEERGLTPKTGKFGAMMDIALVNDGPVTFILSAK